TTTGGAATACAGTATTACTCTGATTCATTTCCTGAAATGATTTCAACAGGTTCTGACCTCATAGAATCTTTCAAAGCGATGCAAGTTGTCTTGGAATTACCGGCTTACCTGAAAGGTATGCGATGGCATGGCATTGTACATTTTGCTTTTGATAAAAATGTGAATTGGCACTTGTACTGATAATGGAGCAATGGGATTCTTACTTACTTCCACCTATCAGGGCCAGGCACACAATAACACTCATACAATATATGGTAATcaaaaatataatcaaaaatatAATGAAGTATTAACCGTAATACAatgagacacaaactgctggagtaactcagaggcggcatctccggagataaggaatgggtgacttttcaggtcgagacccttcttcagactgatgtcagaggattgggcgttacagagataaaatgcgttcggagacagtaagactggtatgCGAACTGGGAAGcagatggggagagaaggaaagcaagggctacttgaatttagagaagtcaatgttcatgccgctggggtgtaagctactcaTAATATgcgtatatgaggtgctgttcctccaatttgcactgggcctcactctgacgatggaggaggcccaggccagattgtgaatgggagggggagttaaagtgctgagcaaccgggagatcaagtaggtttagcggactgagcggaggtgttcagcaaaacgattgccgagcctgcgttggtctcgccgatatacaggagtcgacACCtgaaacagtggatacagtagaagaggttggatgaggtgcaagtgaacctctgcctcacctgaaaagacagtgttgcatttcctgcggttgctggggaaagttcttggggagggggtggattggCTGTgaggggacgagttgaccagggagttgcggaggagacggtttcaagattcaagagagtttgttgtcatgtgtcccagataggacaatgaaattcttgctttgcttcagcacaacagaattatagaaggcatgaatacagaacaaatcagtgtgtccatataccattgtataaatatatacacacatgaataaataaacagataaagtgcaaataaagtgataatgggctattaatgttcagagttttgtttgagttgagttcaatagccttaTGGCTGtggtgaagaagctgtttctgaacctggatgttgcagttttcaggctcctgtaccttctacctgaaggtagcagggagatgagtgtgtggccaggatggtgtgggtccttgatgatgctgccagcctttttgaggcagcgactgcgatagctcccctcgatggtggggaggtcagagccgatgatggatgggcagtgtttactactttttgtagtatattcctctccagggcgctcaggttgccgaaccaagctacgatgcaaccggtcagcatgctctctactgtgcacctgtagaagttcccgGTTTCtccggaaagcagaaaggggtggagacgggaagatgtagctagtagtgggatcctgttggaggtggcaaaaatgtcagaggattgtgctgtatgtgatggctgatggggttaAAGATGAGGACCAGGGGACTCTGTTCCTGTTGCGAATGGGGAAGGCTGAGCAAGAGCCGAGCAGCGGGTTATCGTGGAGACCCATGTGTggccctcatctataatggaagaggggaacccccgttccctaaaatgaggacatctcccaTGACCTGGTatagaaaacctcatcctgggcgcagggtaggaagaagtgtagtttgGATATAATGATGTTAGgaatctttgtttttttttttgcattaattaAGCTAATTTGAAACTTTTTTCACTCCCATCTGTCAAAAGATCTTCAACAGAAGCACAAAGAAACTTTGTGCGAACAGACCGAAACGGTGAAAAGAAAACCCGATCCTGATGAAGGAGAAGGTTAAGATTTTCCAACTGGTCGATCGATACGCTGAACTCACTGTCATTTCATGTGTTCGAAACCGGACACTGGTGGAACATGAGCTGCTGGCAAGAAGACATGACCATGAGGAATGGAGAGAAGAACATCTCAAAGGAGTGTTGGAAAAAATTCGGAcagatgagttattccagcacagctATTCCCGGAGTAACACCGGATCTGGCAGTTCGACAGCAGTGGCTGAAGTCCCAGGGATCGGAAAAACAACAATGGTTCAAAAGATTGTTTATGATTGGGCCATGGGAAAAATATACCAACATTTTCAATTGGTCCTTAGTTTCAAGTTCCGCGATTTAAACACAATTACGTGCAAAATAAGTCTAAATGAACTGATTCTGGATCAGTATCCGTAATTTGGTGATATGCTAAGAGAAATTTGGAAAAACCAAGTAGGATTGCTGTTTATATTTGATGGTTTGGATGAATTCAAGGATAGAATTGATTTTGGTGACAGTCAGAGAGACATTGACCCTCAGCGCACGTGCACAGATCCCCAATTCCGGTGTAAAGTGTccgatattgtgtacagtttaatcCAACACAAGCTGCTCCCGGGGTGTTCAGTGCTAGTGACCACCCGCCCCGCTGCGTTACATTTATTGGAAAAGGCGGAGATCAGCGATTGGACTGAAATCCTGGGATTTGTTGGTGAGGAACGGAAGGAATATTTTAACATGTTCTTTGAAGATCAGACGGTGGCAGCAGCCGTTTTCAAACACGTGGAGGAGAACGAAATCCTGTACACGATGACCTACAATCCTTCCTACTGTTGGATTCTCGGACAGGCTCTGGGCCCCTTCTTCATGAAAACACTCGGTCACTCGTATCGGATTCCCAAGACCATCACCCAATTATATTCCTACTATATTTACAACATCCTAAAAACCCACAGCCGTGAGATTGAGAGCCCCTGTGAGACGTTAGTGAGGGTTGGCCAGATGGCCTTCACAGGAGTGGCTGAAAAAAGCATTGTGTTCACGGATGAAGATTTGAGCATGTACAAACTGCAACCTTCCCAGTTCCTGTCTGGGTTCCTGATGGAGCTTTTGGAGAAAGAGGACTGTGCCCGGAGCATGGTGTACACATTTACACATCTCGCCATCCAAGAGTTTGTAGCCGCACTTGTGCGTTTCTTGACGCCAAATGCACGGGGCATCCAGAAACTCCTCACTGAAGCTCACTGCTCGACTGACGGGCGTTTTGAGGTATTTCTCCGTTTTGTCGCTGGTCTCTCCTCCCCATTGTCAGCTCGGCCACTGGAGGAGTTTCTGGGTCCATTTACTCATGAGACAACCTGCCAGGTGATTGACAGGGTGAAGGAGGAGGTTAAACGTCAGACTGGAAATGCTGGGAGTGAAGCTGGAAAAAGGAGCCTCCTGAACACGATGCATTATCTGTTTGAGTCTCAGAATCATGCACTAGCTCAGCAGACACTGGGACTTGTGGAAACAATTTCATTTGGTGGACTGCAGCTTACGCCAATTGATTGCGCTGTCCTGTCTCACGTTATTCGGTTCTGTGGCACGATTAAATGCCTCAATCTGGAGCACTGCCTCATTCAATGTGAAGGACTCCAGCGGCTGGCACCCGTACTGCACAAGTGCCAAGAGTTGgggtaatgttttatgtgtcttcTTTTGGAAAGCATAACTTTGCCCTAAAACATAATACGCTGAAGGATCTCGAGGGGGGAGGAGGCGGAATCTTTGAGTaaatggataggcgatatttcagaTCGGTTTAtgtgaggagaaagctggaaaagtgccGTGAGAGTGGGACAATAgataatagttgcaggaggaggccattcggcccttcgagccagccattaaatgtgatcatggatgatcatccacaatcagttcctgtcttctcccaatatcccctgtttttaagagccctatctagctctctcttgaaagcatccagagaacctgcctccaccgccctctgaggcagagaattccacagatccacaactctctgtgagaaaaaatgtttcctcgtctccgttctaaatggcttactcattattcttaaactgtggcccctggttctggactctcccaatatcgggaacaattttcctgcctctagcgtgtccaagcccttaacaatcgtatatgttttaatgagataccctctcatccttctaaactccagagtgtacaagcccagctgctccattctctcagcatgtgacagtgccgccatcccgggaattaaccttgtaaacctacgctgcagtccctcaatagtcagaatgtccttcctcaaattaggggtccaaaactgcacacaatcctccaggtgtggtctcactcggacGAAGCCTGGATACGCACGAGGGCATTGATTGgcaaaataattgattaaatgaCGAAGACTggaattgtgggggaggggggaagaagggaagaagagacAGAGGGGTGCAATGTAAACCTGGGGAAAAGAAGGTCCGTGGAAGGTGATGGGGCGAGGATAAAAAGAGGGAGTAAAAGGGATACTTAGATTTTGAGAATGGAGAGGTCGGCTAATAATTGACAGGAAAGCAGCAGGGGGCTTGGGATTCGGTGGCATAAgtaacagggcggcacggtggcatagcggtggagctactgccttacagtgccagaggcccaggttcgatcctggctacggctgctgtctgtacggagtttgtacgttctccccgtagttgtgtggcttttctccgtaaacttttggtttcctcccacacaggtttgtcggttaatgctCCAGTGTGTTTtcgtgtcgggtagtgttaatgtgctggaatcgctggtcggtgcggactcggccgaagggcctgtttccgcactatctccAAACGAAAAAACAACTTTAGATGTTATTTGATAACGAATACAGACGAGAGTAACTCgggcagagtctctggagaaaatggttttgggtcgggacctttcttcaggctgattgtacgtGGGAGGCACTGGACgctagaaaagaccaggacaaattagGGCCGGCaacatgacctcaggcagggtggttccgAGATAGTGTGATTGTTGGCTATGGACGGTCTGATCCCAAGTGTGATGCATCGTTGCTAACTGGTTAACAACGTTTTACTAGAGGAATCTGCcaagtcagggggggggggggggggggggggggtgagtgaggggagggCATTTGCAGAAGTTACgtgaaatttgagaattcaacgttcatacttcTTGGTTGTAAagtacacaagcaaaatatgaggtgtttttctccaatttgtgtgtggcctcactctggcagcggGCGACCCGAGCCGCAGGACAGACGGCAAGAATGGGATGGGAAGTTCAAATGGTTGGcagtcagaaacatagaaattaggtgcaggagtaggccattcgtcccttcgagcctgcaccgccattcaatatgatcatggctgatcatccaactcagtatcccgtacctgccttctctccataccctctgatccccttagccacaagggccacttctaactccctcttaaatatagccaatgaactggcctcaactaccctttgtggcagagagttccagagattcaccactctctgtgtgaaaaaagttcttctcatctcggttttaaaggatttccccctgatccttaagcagtgaccccttgccctggacttccccaacatcgggaacaatcttcctgcatctagcctgtccaaccccttaagaattttgtaagtttctataagatcccctctcaatctcctaaattctagagagtataaaccaagtctatccagtctttcttcataagacagtcctgacatcccaggaatcagtctggtgaaccttctctgcactccctctatggcaataatgtccttcctcagatttggaaaccaaaactgtacgcaatactacaggtgtggtctcaccaagaccctgtacaactgcagtagaacctccctgctcctatactcaaatccttttgcaatgaaagctaacataccattcgctttttttactgcctgctgcacctgcatgcctaccttcaatgactggtgtaccatgacacccaggtctcgctgcatctccccctttcccaatcggccaccatttagataatagtctgctttcccgtttttgccaccaaaatgggataacctcacatttatccacattatactgcagatcCAGTAGTTCTTGGTGAACcaagtgtaatgggcctgtccctcttcggtgactttttaggcgactgcaggagaccatgTTCGTGGggggttgctggggagtcgcctttatggtcatgaggagttcctgcattctgggaactagttggggcctcattatggtcagcgCAAAATtgcaacttgttgaaaaattagcagcaacGAGAATTAAGTTGCCATGGAGAGTCGGTAGAATGTTTGTGTTGTAGGTGGGTCGccgggaggtcctagtgggttgccaggtggtcgaagtttctcttaggttctcgtaggttgtagctggtgctgaccggtgaatttcattggctcataggggaaaaaaacgtaagcagtacctgtagttttcagaaacaaggataaCCGAGCGTTAATGTTAATGTCTCCCGAGCTTCTcacccgtgtatctctggcttcttaaaagttatctccactccttctcccccctctcccccttcttttaaaggagttaccgtacactgtgctttttagcttcttaattacagcgccaaccttcctgttcatcgcggtgtgtgtccgtatcgcattggctttgcaccgtgtgaatttcactcagacagcgctacccccgcttgccctgtccctgcctgcataatgggctggtgaaggaagcaatgtgtttgtgtgtgtatattccactctgacagtcgccgttgaaGTCGCCAGTGTTTCAGGCGACTGTTGGCAACTTGATGGTCACTGGCAGtggcctgaaaaatcgccaaagtgggacaggcccataagtgttAGGTGCAACGGGCACTGAGATTATTCTTGGTCACACCGTCCTTAGGGAACAATCAGCCTATCGGAGCTGCCCTGCCTAAAGTCATCtgcttgtcctggtcttttctttcctaccagaccccccccccccccccccacatccgtcacaatccgtctgaagaagggtcctgacccgagacgtcacttaaccattttctgcagagatgctaagCTACCCAGTGGGAATATGAGGTATGCCAAACATCATGGTGGGCATAGAAGTAGGCCATGGTGGGTAGTGGGATGGACAGGAACGTTTAAATATTTAGCATGTTCAGGGAAGTGATTGGGTCCCTGTACATGGAAGAACCCTGGTGTCTTGAGGCCTCCTTGAGGAATGAAGGGACTGAACATtgttcctcttccccctctttaaCTTTGAAGAAAAACGTACTTTGGTAGAACGGAAACGCACATTGAATGAAtacattattgtcatatgtgacaagtcacagtgaaattctttgcttgcatacccgaaGTATGCAAATAAGTCATAAATGAGTATCCGCGCCAGGTCCCattatgtccccccccccacgtctCACGGCGTTCCCCCATTCCGAGTCCTCCATTGATCAttattcttccccctccctcgtgGCAGTCCCCTCAATTGTGAAGCATTGTGACAAATGAGCAGAGGATTGATCACTGATATGACTGAGGACTGGAGGGTCAAGGTACTGGCGAAGGGATGCTGGAGACGTTATCTGATCAGTCAATGACGGCCATAGAATTAATTGTATTATCGTATTCACTGCTGTTTGACTTGTCCATTGACAAGGCTCCAACTCCCAGATCGACACGAAGGGATTCAGTCGATGTGTCTGagtatccaagtcaagtcaagtcgagttttattcgtcacttgcacataaagtggggCTGGGGTAGGTCATCGGAAGATCATTGTGAGTAGGAGTGGGAGTAGAAGCACTGAGTGTTTATTGATGTGAGACTGAGCCCAACTTCCGGCTGCAATCACAAATGATATCTGAAAGCTGCCAGAAAATTGTTCAAACCtagtctccctcttcccctccccgttctcctctctccctcctcccctccccctccttctcctcctcttcctcctcctcctcgatgCCCCTCATGACCACAGTTTCAATAAGAGAGTGTTCAAGACTCTCAGATGGGATCACTTTTTTCAGCAGCTTAATATCTGAAAAATACAGTGCGATTTAGTTATTTTCTTCAATTAAGTTTTTTGACCAGAGGTTTGAATCGGTTTTGTTTCTCACTCTGTATTTAGATTGGGGGCCAATGACCTGGGGGATTCCGGAGTGAAACATGTGTCTGCGGCTTTGAAGAGGCCGGACTGCAAAGTAGAGAAATTGCGGTAAGTaccagacttcaggaagtccagaggcggcacgcacacccccatccacattaacgggacggaggtggaacgtgtttctagcttcaggttcctgggagtcaacatctccgatgacctctcttggacccacaatacctcaactctgatcaaggaggctcaccagcgtctcttcttcctgaagaaggtccatctgtctcctcagacccTGGTGAACTtctcccgctgcaccatcgagagcatccttaccaactgcatcacagtatggtatggcaactgctctgtctccgaccggaaggcattgcagagggtggtgaaaattggccaacgcatcactggttcctcgctcctctccattgagtctgtccaaagcaagcgttgtctgcggagggcgctcagcatcgccaaggactgctctcaccccaaccatggactgtttaccctcctaccatccgggaggcgctacatgtctctccgttgccgaaccagcaggtcgaggaccagcttcttcccggcggctgtcactctactcaacaacgtacctcggtgactgccaatcaccaccccccccggacacttattattatttattcaaatcatttgctatgtcgctcttccagggagatgctaaatgcatttcgttggctctgtactgtacactgacaatgacaattaaaattgaatctgaatctgaactgtgAGAGATCGAGCAGGCGTCTTTGACACAGAACGTTCATTCTGTTTCTGAAAACCACCGGGCATTTTTACCGTCCATTGTCTCTCTATTTGAAAtcaccaagtttgcagatggcacaaagctgggtggcagtgtgagctgcgaggaggatgttatgaggctgcagggtgatttggacaggttgggtgagtgggcagatgcagtataatgtggataaatgtgaggttatccactttggtggtaacaacaagaaggcagattattatctgaattatcaACTTATGAAAAGTTAGATAAAAGGTGCAACAAGACTagaaggtcacagtttaagaataaggggtaggccatttaggactaagatgaggaaaaaccttttcacccagagttgtgaacctggaattctctgccacagaaggcagtggaggccaattcactggatatattcaagagagagttagatatagctcttagggctaacggaatcaaggtatatggggggaaaagcacggacagggtactgattaaggattatcaaccatgatcatatcgaatggcttggagggccgaatggcctactcctgcacttacttTCTCTGTTTTTATGGAAGTCACACCCTCTCTCTTCTCCAGGCTGCTCAGGAACCACCTAGCTC
This is a stretch of genomic DNA from Leucoraja erinacea ecotype New England unplaced genomic scaffold, Leri_hhj_1 Leri_644S, whole genome shotgun sequence. It encodes these proteins:
- the LOC129694382 gene encoding NACHT, LRR and PYD domains-containing protein 3-like; translation: MLREIWKNQVGLLFIFDGLDEFKDRIDFGDSQRDIDPQRTCTDPQFRCKVSDIVYSLIQHKLLPGCSVLVTTRPAALHLLEKAEISDWTEILGFVGEERKEYFNMFFEDQTVAAAVFKHVEENEILYTMTYNPSYCWILGQALGPFFMKTLGHSYRIPKTITQLYSYYIYNILKTHSREIESPCETLVRVGQMAFTGVAEKSIVFTDEDLSMYKLQPSQFLSGFLMELLEKEDCARSMVYTFTHLAIQEFVAALVRFLTPNARGIQKLLTEAHCSTDGRFEVFLRFVAGLSSPLSARPLEEFLGPFTHETTCQVIDRVKEEVKRQTGNAGSEAGKRSLLNTMHYLFESQNHALAQQTLGLVETISFGGLQLTPIDCAVLSHVIRFCGTIKCLNLEHCLIQCEGLQRLAPVLHKCQELGLGANDLGDSGVKHVSAALKRPDCKVEKLRLLRNHLAPPCAKDLASGLCANRSLTELNLSDNELGDSGTKLVCAALSNTGCKIQKLWLGGNGLTESCAEDLATALNASIFLTELYVGTNKLGDSGVKAMCPALSNPGCKIQKLW